A genomic segment from Nicotiana sylvestris chromosome 1, ASM39365v2, whole genome shotgun sequence encodes:
- the LOC104233932 gene encoding uncharacterized protein, whose translation MMRTEDKALFCFCHWGWASKELPDGSTSYVGGITRQFNDGSAHVYASSLEKEPNSRQPSGGPEKVERSAVSDSEPDTTSVRDDENDLASPLKKAQSNQSTGDSKPQQKEDVGSDDQKQAGVTRPCSDFGERLNQDGVGLPEGDVQNNYSKVGTVNKQASRTPSSGTKKVELIVDSVSTDSDSEPNTTPAADDVNDLASPLKKARFQSAGDSRPQQKEDVGGDGQKHTGVTRSCSNSVERLDQNGVGLPEGDVQNNSSKIVTVNDQASGQPSGVAKGVELTVDSDSEPNELSDSNPSEDDYLYPEFTDFDKYRSQDCFAVDQIWACYDTDDEMPRCYTLIKQVSSPEFRIKLRWLEPRPEYPREHTWVRSLLPVGCGRFKCGGAGSIEYTSDLRLFSHEMQWFKGKGGPYFLYPRKGETWALFKDWDFSWTCDPRNHREYKYEVVEILSDYVYIVGLEVGYLDKVIGFDSLFQRTRPTVVDTFFIHPKDYYKFSHRIPSFKMTGAEGEGVPAGSFELDFYALPPNPDDIWYPGKDKEDSRTANSEPLENVECAVPSGTIDKSRTPENATTSLECGNLEGIHATDRESSMQVDLELRLWCDGTQ comes from the exons ATGATGAGAACTGAAGATAAAGCACTGTTTTGTTTCTGTCATTGGGGTTGGGCGAGTAAGGAGCTTCCGGATGGATCCACTTCATATGTGGGAGGTATTACCCGTCAG TTTAATGATGGTTCTGCTCATGTTTATGCATCAAGTTTGGAGAAGGAGCCTAATTCTAGACAGCCATCAGGTGGTCCAGAAAAAGTTGAACGTAGTGCTGTTTCTGATTCAGAACCTGATACTACTTCTGTACGCGATGATGAGAATGATTTGGCAAGCCCTCTGAAGAAGGCGCAGTCTAACCAGTCAACTGGAGATAGTAAACCTCAGCAGAAAGAAGATGTTGGCAGTGATGATCAAAAGCAAGCCGGGGTAACTAGGCCGTGCAGTGATTTCGGGGAAAGATTAAATCAAGATGGAGTGGGACTTCCTGAAGGGGATGTGCAAAACAACTATTCCAAGGTTGGGACAGTTAACAAACAGGCTTCTAGAACGCCATCTAGTGGCACGAAAAAAGTTGAACTTATTGTTGATTCTGTTTCTACTGATTCTGATTCAGAACCAAATACAACTCCTGCAGCTGATGATGTGAATGATTTGGCAAGCCCACTGAAGAAGGCACGGTTCCAGTCAGCTGGAGACAGTAGACCTCAGCAGAAAGAAGATGTTGGTGGTGATGGTCAAAAGCATACCGGTGTAACTAGGTCGTGCAGTAATTCCGTGGAAAGATTAGATCAAAATGGAGTGGGCCTTCCTGAAGGGGATGTGCAGAACAACTCCTCCAAGATTGTGACAGTTAATGATCAGGCTTCTGGACAGCCATCAGGTGTCGCAAAGGGTGTTGAACTTACAGTTGATTCTGATTCAGAACCAAATGAACTTTCTGATAGTAATCCTTCAGAGGATGATTATCTTTATCCTGAATTTACTGATTTTGACAAGTATAGATCACAAGATTGCTTTGCGGTTGACCAGATTTGGGCTTGCTATGATACGGATGATGAGATGCCAAGATGCTATACCCTCATTAAGCAGGTATCCAGTCCTGAATTTAGGATAAAGCTCAGATGGCTCGAGCCTCGTCCAGAATATCCAAGAGAGCACACTTGGGTCAGGAGTCTCTTGCCTGTTGGCTGTGGGAGATTTAAATGTGGGGGTGCTGGGAGTATTGAATATACTTCTGATCTCCGTTTATTTTCTCATGAAATGCAGTGGTTTAAGGGCAAGGGAGGTCCATACTTTCTATATCCTAGGAAAGGGGAAACGTGGGCTCTCTTCAAAGATTGGGATTTTAGTTGGACCTGTGATCCACGCAATCATAGGGAATACAAGTATGAAGTTGTGGAGATTCTTTCTGATTATGTTTATATTGTTGGTCTCGAAGTTGGTTACTTAGATAAAGTGATCGGATTTGATAGCCTTTTCCAGCGAACAAGGCCGACTGTAGTTGATACGTTCTTTATACATCCAAAAGACTATTACAAGTTCTCTCATCGAATTCCCTCCTTCAAAATGACCGGAGCTGAAGGAGAGGGTGTACCTGCAGGATCGTTTGAGCTTGATTTTTATGCTCTTCCGCCCAATCCCGATGATATTTGGTACCCGGGGAAGGATAAGGAAGACAGCAGGACTGCAAATTCTGAACCTCTAGAAAATGTTGAGTGTGCAGTTCCCTCTGGAACTATAGATAAGTCCAGAACACCTGAGAATGCGACAACGTCTCTGGAGTGTGGGAACTTGGAAGGCATCCATGCTACTGATAGAGAGTCTTCTATGCAAGTTGACTTGGAACTGAGATTATGGTGTGATGGGACTCAATAA
- the LOC138875520 gene encoding uncharacterized protein has product MWDFGILPNFNRRYYSSIFDRLGIIDPSDKNLHYTVKFDSSQLIQLRDQEDVNTLLQFNNGFAHVYASSLKKEPYSRLPSGGVKKVEIIVDSDSEPDTSLAGDDLNDLASPLKKARFRLAGDTTSEERICDVQNNNSKIGTVNKQASRPQSGRAEKVDSVSYTIPDSDPSDVFDCPDSEFNDFDKHRAENCFVAGQIWTCYDMDDGMPRLYALVRKERETWALFKDWDISWTADSDDHRNYTYEVVEILYDYVGDAGVKVSYLDKVNGFVSLFQQTRITVAGTFYVKPNELYWFSHRIPSFKMIGTEREGVPGGSFELDPASLPLNPDDIWYPGKVKEENRTLNSQPVEEILSIVPPGTRDKSRTSEVATTL; this is encoded by the exons atgtgggactttggcattttgccaaacttcaacaggaGGTATTACTCGTCAA TTTTTGACCGATTAGGCATTATTGATCCTTCGGATAAGAACTTGCATTACACTGTCAAGTTTGACAGCTCCCAATTGATACAGCTGAGAGACCAAGAAGATGTCAATACTCTGTTACAATTTAATAATGGTTTTGCTCATGTTTATGCGTCAAGTTTGAAAAAGGAGCCTTATTCTAGACTGCCATCAGGTGGTGTGAAAAAAGTTGAAATTATTGTTGATTCTGATTCAGAACCAGATACATCTCTTGCAGGTGATGATTTGAATGATTTAGCAAGCCCGCTGAAGAAGGCACGATTCCGATTAGCTGGAGACACAACCTCAGAAGAAAGAATCT GTGATGTGCAGAACAACAATTCCAAGATTGGGACAGTTAACAAACAGGCTTCTAGACCGCAATCAGGTCGTGCGGAGAAAGTTGATTCAGTATCATATACAATTCCTGATAGTGACCCTTCGGATGTGTTTGATTGTCCTGATTCTGAATTCAATGATTTTGACAAGCATAGAGCTGAAAATTGCTTTGTGGCCGGCCAAATCTGGACTTGCTATGACATGGATGATGGTATGCcaagattatatgccctcgttaGGAAG GAAAGGGAAACATGGGCCCTTTTCAAAGATTGGGACATTAGTTGGACTGCCGATTCGGATGATCATAGGAACTACACGTATGAAGTTGTGGAGATTCTTTATGATTATGTTGGGGATGCCGGTGTCAAAGTTAGTTACTTAGATAAGGTGAATGGATTTGTTAGCCTTTTCCAGCAAACAAGGATCACTGTAGCTGGTACATTCTATGTAAAGCCAAATGAACTTTACTGGTTTTCTCACCGAATCCCCTCTTTCAAAATGATTGGAACTGAACGAGAGGGTGTACCTGGGGGATCATTTGAACTTGATCCTGCTTCTTTACCCCTCAATCCAGATGATATTTGGTACCCTGGGAAAGTTAAGGAAGAAAACAGGACTTTAAATTCTCAACCTGTAGAAGAAATTTTGTCTATTGTTCCCCCTGGAACTAGAGACAAATCCAGGACATCTGAGGTCGCGACAACTCTCTGA